In one Leptospira fletcheri genomic region, the following are encoded:
- a CDS encoding ankyrin repeat domain-containing protein — translation MIKFFDFLFLPHKGSKNRIFFCSIPLLSFLFLSGISAGENTLPKIYIHKFKTEQGVPASFEIRLRNGIINSILRNFEGKYNIADDDSIATLLRQAELKQKQNCSDEICMTQIADAVDADILVSGEISNTSNGFKVYLRSQNRDPKLLTYMIKTNFDFEFREFQVDYYAGEAGRKLVDLHYSMNISSLSSVNPDAVDIPSLKIESAQGSNINVLDFKTSDGGAQGFIEAAAAALEAAELASKNKNYERSISIYENVLSTMEDRLSEKSKTGIKEYMRGIRSRIANAYLIIYKNRLEVIDSQFKSGNAIPSVSLRNFLDKYREIQNEYHSKTKQEYRIRDLEKAMGERVEKFDIAVLNGIEKEGDSFYSKFDFTNATLSYRSVRAELTAKRPDTIAYRNLKSRIEKKISASETTGRSYLQSKLAGIFQSLEKDYVSEGLETEEKAKNKHFDRIKDGLRQGLETLVRSDFSSEDLVRNYNILKHKADLYAGRNLFDQNRADELLQEGIDRKFQKQIDTCIKLGADPNSRGSSSNSAVERLIENKQILISPDAVKIARKQIQSNNQADTDLFNSVFQRKPDDIIRNVLKGADPNAKDILDNTPLHKATGYGYPDISALLLMLGADVNSKNSDGETPLHRSVGQGSLEVSKLLLSVGSDVNAIKNDGETPIYRAVNAPKMAKLLLETGANVNLKNYDGWTPLHKVAESGSPEVAKLLLQAGANVNAKDNSGWTPLDWAVQKNRFENPNVVKILRSAGGQCLVNCVE, via the coding sequence ATGATCAAGTTTTTCGATTTTCTCTTCTTACCGCACAAAGGTTCTAAAAACAGGATTTTCTTTTGCTCGATTCCGTTGCTATCTTTCCTCTTCCTATCCGGAATCTCCGCGGGAGAAAATACTTTACCGAAAATTTATATTCACAAATTCAAAACGGAGCAAGGAGTTCCCGCTTCTTTCGAAATCCGTCTCAGAAACGGAATCATCAATTCGATTCTCCGAAATTTCGAAGGGAAATACAATATAGCCGACGATGATTCGATCGCTACTCTCTTAAGACAGGCGGAACTAAAGCAGAAGCAGAATTGCAGCGACGAGATCTGCATGACTCAGATAGCGGATGCGGTAGACGCGGACATTTTGGTCTCGGGAGAAATTTCGAATACTTCCAACGGATTCAAGGTTTATTTAAGGAGCCAAAATCGGGATCCCAAACTTCTTACATACATGATCAAAACGAATTTCGATTTCGAGTTCCGTGAGTTCCAGGTAGATTATTATGCGGGGGAAGCCGGGAGAAAATTGGTCGATCTGCATTACTCCATGAACATATCTTCCTTATCTTCCGTAAATCCGGATGCGGTAGACATCCCCTCTCTTAAAATCGAATCGGCGCAAGGCTCGAATATTAATGTATTGGATTTTAAGACTTCGGACGGCGGAGCCCAAGGATTTATAGAAGCGGCCGCCGCTGCCCTTGAAGCCGCAGAGCTTGCTTCCAAGAACAAGAATTACGAAAGATCCATCTCCATTTACGAAAATGTTTTGTCGACGATGGAAGATAGATTGTCGGAAAAATCCAAAACCGGCATCAAAGAGTACATGAGAGGGATCCGATCTAGAATCGCGAACGCATATCTCATCATTTATAAAAATAGACTGGAAGTTATCGACTCCCAATTCAAATCCGGGAACGCGATTCCCTCGGTTTCTCTCCGGAATTTCCTGGATAAATACCGCGAAATTCAAAACGAGTATCATTCCAAAACGAAACAAGAGTATCGAATCCGCGATCTGGAAAAGGCGATGGGAGAAAGGGTGGAAAAGTTCGACATCGCGGTTTTAAACGGCATCGAAAAGGAGGGAGACTCGTTTTATTCCAAGTTCGACTTTACGAACGCTACGCTTTCCTACAGATCCGTTCGAGCGGAGTTGACCGCCAAAAGACCGGATACCATCGCCTACCGGAACCTGAAATCCAGAATAGAAAAGAAAATCTCCGCATCGGAGACTACGGGTCGATCCTATCTCCAAAGCAAACTCGCAGGAATTTTTCAATCCTTGGAAAAAGATTACGTCTCCGAGGGGCTTGAAACGGAAGAAAAAGCCAAAAACAAACATTTCGATCGTATCAAGGACGGCTTACGCCAGGGCTTGGAAACTCTGGTTCGGTCGGATTTTTCAAGCGAAGATTTAGTAAGAAATTATAATATACTCAAGCATAAAGCAGATCTATACGCCGGCAGAAATTTATTCGACCAGAACAGGGCCGACGAACTCCTTCAGGAAGGCATCGATAGAAAATTCCAGAAGCAGATCGATACTTGCATCAAGCTGGGGGCAGATCCCAATTCCCGCGGAAGTTCCAGCAATTCTGCGGTAGAGAGATTGATCGAAAATAAACAGATATTGATCAGTCCCGACGCGGTAAAAATCGCGAGGAAGCAGATCCAATCCAATAATCAAGCGGATACGGATCTTTTTAACTCCGTCTTCCAGAGAAAACCGGACGATATTATCCGAAACGTTTTAAAAGGCGCAGATCCGAACGCGAAAGATATTTTAGATAATACCCCTTTGCACAAAGCGACAGGATACGGTTACCCGGATATATCGGCGCTTTTACTGATGCTTGGAGCGGATGTAAATTCCAAAAACAGCGACGGAGAAACTCCCTTACATAGATCCGTAGGGCAGGGTTCTCTGGAAGTTTCCAAACTCCTACTCAGTGTAGGTTCGGACGTGAATGCGATCAAAAACGACGGAGAAACTCCGATCTATCGTGCAGTTAACGCCCCTAAAATGGCGAAATTGCTTTTGGAAACCGGCGCCAACGTGAATCTAAAGAATTACGACGGTTGGACCCCTTTGCATAAAGTGGCCGAAAGCGGCAGTCCGGAAGTCGCAAAATTATTGCTGCAAGCGGGCGCTAATGTAAATGCAAAGGACAATAGCGGTTGGACTCCTTTGGATTGGGCCGTTCAAAAAAATAGATTCGAAAATCCGAATGTAGTGAAAATTCTCCGAAGCGCCGGAGGTCAGTGTCTGGTAAATTGCGTAGAATAA
- the pheS gene encoding phenylalanine--tRNA ligase subunit alpha — MNLSEELDKIYAEAQGLISSSADEVELDRNKNEYLGKKGKLTSVLKNLASLSIEEKKTIGGKANEISKKLEEFVLETRENLKSKLFRDLAEKEWFDVLRPQGSPEPGTLHPISHIQYEVEDIFSSMGFEIWDGPEVETDFNNFGALNFTEDHPARDMQDTFYLDDGKLLRTHTSAIQVRALRKLKPPFRIIAPGRVFRYEEVDASHETCFYQVEGMVVGKDISAGNMIYTMEVLLSRIFEREVKTRLRPGFFPFVEPAFELDINCQVCGGSGCSVCKHSGWLELMPCGLVHPNVFRLNGLDPEKWTGFAFGLGLDRLVMMKYGIHDIRYLHSGNLRFLKQF; from the coding sequence ATGAATCTATCGGAAGAATTAGATAAAATTTATGCCGAGGCGCAGGGACTGATCTCGTCCTCCGCCGACGAAGTCGAGCTGGATAGGAATAAAAACGAATATCTAGGCAAAAAAGGAAAACTTACATCCGTTTTAAAGAACCTCGCTTCCCTTTCGATAGAGGAAAAAAAAACCATCGGAGGAAAGGCGAACGAGATCTCCAAAAAATTGGAAGAGTTCGTTTTGGAAACTCGGGAAAATCTGAAATCGAAGTTGTTCCGCGATCTTGCGGAAAAGGAATGGTTCGACGTCCTTCGCCCCCAAGGTTCCCCGGAACCGGGAACGTTACATCCGATCTCCCATATACAGTACGAAGTAGAGGATATTTTCTCTTCTATGGGATTCGAAATCTGGGACGGTCCGGAAGTCGAAACCGATTTTAACAACTTCGGCGCCTTGAATTTTACGGAAGACCATCCTGCTCGGGATATGCAGGATACGTTTTACTTGGACGACGGAAAACTTCTTCGTACTCACACATCGGCCATTCAGGTTCGTGCATTACGTAAATTGAAACCTCCTTTTCGAATCATCGCCCCAGGCAGGGTCTTTCGATACGAAGAAGTCGACGCTTCTCACGAAACCTGTTTTTACCAGGTGGAAGGCATGGTGGTCGGTAAGGACATATCCGCCGGTAATATGATTTATACGATGGAAGTGCTTCTCTCCAGAATCTTCGAGAGGGAAGTTAAGACCCGTCTACGTCCGGGCTTTTTTCCTTTTGTGGAACCTGCTTTCGAGCTGGACATCAATTGTCAAGTATGCGGCGGGAGCGGTTGTTCCGTATGCAAACATTCCGGCTGGCTAGAGCTCATGCCTTGCGGCCTCGTTCATCCGAATGTTTTCCGATTGAACGGACTAGATCCGGAAAAATGGACCGGGTTCGCCTTCGGATTAGGACTCGACAGGCTCGTTATGATGAAATACGGAATTCATGATATTCGGTATTTGCATTCGGGAAATCTTAGATTCCTGAAACAATTTTAG
- a CDS encoding NAD(+)/NADH kinase has protein sequence MSFDRVVIITRQTRLEESIKRFNTKAQASFYVTKRGQSFEDYESEDDNYRYARELLVRSIEPGIKFHIMDRSFLPNYLFGPNDLVVTLGQDGLVVNTAKYLNGQPILAFNPDPDRFDGILLPFLPNRASDIMRSVFNGKIGTQKISMAEAGLTDGQKLYAFNDLFIGAKSHTSARYTLTHGKKSERQISSGLIVSTPAGSTGWVSSLFNMASGISYFAGNKKIKTLERIPWQERKLLFMVREPFKSKWSGAELVAGMVKEGDHILLESHMPENGTIFSDGMETDFLEFNSGATAKIRLAQKTTELITEVE, from the coding sequence TTGTCCTTCGATAGGGTCGTAATCATAACCCGTCAAACCCGCTTAGAAGAGAGCATCAAACGCTTCAATACGAAAGCCCAAGCCAGCTTTTACGTTACGAAGCGGGGGCAATCCTTTGAAGACTACGAGTCCGAGGACGATAATTACAGATATGCAAGGGAACTCTTGGTCCGAAGTATCGAGCCTGGAATAAAATTCCATATCATGGATCGGTCCTTTCTCCCGAATTATCTATTCGGACCGAACGATCTGGTGGTGACGCTTGGGCAGGACGGGTTGGTCGTAAATACGGCAAAGTATCTGAACGGGCAACCCATCCTGGCATTCAATCCGGATCCGGATCGATTTGACGGAATTCTTCTCCCTTTTCTTCCGAATCGGGCATCGGACATCATGCGATCCGTTTTTAACGGAAAAATCGGTACCCAAAAAATTTCCATGGCGGAAGCGGGTCTTACCGACGGACAAAAGTTGTACGCTTTCAACGATCTATTCATCGGGGCAAAATCGCATACGAGCGCTAGGTATACATTGACCCACGGAAAAAAGTCCGAACGACAAATCTCCAGCGGGTTAATTGTCTCCACTCCCGCCGGAAGCACCGGTTGGGTAAGTTCCTTATTCAATATGGCCTCCGGCATTTCTTATTTTGCGGGAAACAAAAAAATCAAGACGCTCGAAAGGATTCCTTGGCAGGAAAGAAAGTTATTGTTCATGGTGCGGGAACCTTTCAAAAGCAAATGGAGCGGCGCGGAGTTGGTTGCGGGCATGGTAAAAGAGGGAGACCATATTTTATTGGAAAGTCATATGCCCGAAAACGGGACCATTTTTTCGGACGGCATGGAAACTGATTTTTTGGAATTCAATTCCGGAGCTACTGCGAAGATCCGATTGGCGCAAAAAACCACCGAATTGATTACGGAAGTGGAATAA
- a CDS encoding DUF389 domain-containing protein produces the protein MPISKKQGSTGTHDSTDLSRNRKSISLSVTTESGVSLFRRLLKIGEEEAIFALREIDEGAQIQSVRYWVILTASSGIATIGILIGSPLILGCAMILSPLLKPVIGIGAGFAVGDVYLSIKSLLNLFLSSILTILVAILLSKMAPVRELSPEVLSRVSPGGFYLIISAFCGPLIVISGFGSAKEHYRVGIGTVLGVSLLPPLCIFGLAVERSLRWDIQQGLLLSFLANLSLIVVTSAACFYIIFEKYDIPNLIHLLSSHRQKNEHLYQFVSDFRIWQKFESRFSLENRIMFPSLLIFLFSVPIFSSFFLLKQKSNIREFIDSKLSVLGEIHYIRGSETLIFTGSTVSGTLVFYSNKSPDGGLTKSLNEELTSGFPGISFTIQLARIQRETDLHSSKLSDFTEADVLEKPDPTD, from the coding sequence ATGCCGATATCCAAAAAACAGGGTTCGACCGGAACGCACGATTCGACCGATCTCTCGCGAAACCGAAAAAGCATTTCCCTTTCCGTCACAACGGAATCAGGAGTTTCCCTATTTCGAAGGCTTCTAAAAATCGGCGAAGAGGAGGCTATTTTCGCCTTACGAGAAATCGACGAGGGAGCCCAAATCCAATCCGTCCGTTATTGGGTCATTTTAACCGCATCTTCGGGCATTGCCACGATCGGAATCCTTATAGGTAGCCCTCTGATCCTAGGTTGTGCGATGATTCTTTCGCCGCTTTTAAAACCCGTAATCGGAATTGGAGCCGGTTTTGCAGTCGGGGATGTTTATCTTTCCATAAAATCGTTATTGAATCTTTTCTTAAGTTCTATCCTTACGATCTTGGTCGCGATACTTTTAAGCAAAATGGCTCCGGTCAGGGAATTAAGTCCAGAAGTCTTGAGTCGGGTAAGTCCGGGAGGATTTTATCTTATTATTTCCGCATTTTGCGGTCCCCTAATAGTGATCTCCGGCTTCGGATCTGCAAAAGAACATTATAGAGTAGGGATCGGAACCGTATTAGGAGTTTCACTTCTACCTCCTTTGTGCATATTCGGCCTTGCAGTAGAACGATCCTTACGCTGGGATATTCAACAGGGACTGCTCCTGTCCTTTTTGGCGAATCTTTCCTTGATCGTAGTCACGAGTGCCGCCTGCTTTTATATAATATTCGAAAAATATGACATACCGAATCTGATTCACCTACTATCTTCTCATAGACAAAAGAATGAACACCTCTATCAGTTCGTTTCGGATTTCAGGATATGGCAAAAATTCGAATCCAGATTCTCATTAGAGAATAGGATCATGTTTCCGAGCTTATTGATTTTCCTATTTTCCGTCCCCATTTTCAGTTCATTTTTCCTATTGAAGCAAAAATCCAATATCCGCGAATTTATAGACTCAAAACTTTCCGTACTTGGAGAAATTCATTATATTCGAGGAAGCGAAACCTTGATCTTTACGGGGTCTACGGTTTCCGGAACATTGGTATTCTATTCCAATAAATCCCCCGATGGAGGACTTACAAAATCTCTGAACGAGGAACTTACCTCGGGATTTCCCGGAATCAGCTTTACGATCCAATTGGCACGGATCCAGAGAGAAACCGATTTGCATTCATCCAAATTGTCCGATTTTACGGAAGCGGACGTTCTGGAAAAACCGGACCCGACGGACTAG
- a CDS encoding dual specificity protein phosphatase family protein, translating to MTLLPGRKDRDRNLIQDLKTVREEGMNRIVSLLTENEYSEYGVPDIKAEYQREGFDPIFFPIMDQRAPADRKALESLLDLMDSELGRGRNILIHCVGGLGRSGTVAAAYLIRREGYGVEEAIRVVREARSERAIESREQEEFLRSL from the coding sequence CTGACCCTACTTCCCGGACGAAAGGATAGGGATCGCAATTTGATCCAGGATTTGAAAACCGTTCGCGAAGAAGGAATGAACCGGATCGTTTCGTTATTAACGGAAAACGAATATTCGGAATATGGAGTGCCCGATATCAAGGCGGAATATCAACGAGAAGGGTTTGACCCGATATTTTTTCCGATTATGGACCAAAGGGCTCCGGCGGATCGAAAAGCTCTCGAATCCTTATTGGATCTGATGGACTCTGAACTGGGTCGTGGGCGCAACATTCTCATACATTGCGTCGGTGGATTGGGGAGGTCCGGAACTGTGGCTGCCGCGTATCTGATCCGCCGGGAAGGATACGGTGTCGAAGAGGCGATCCGCGTGGTCCGCGAGGCGAGATCGGAAAGAGCAATCGAATCCAGAGAGCAGGAGGAATTTTTGAGAAGCCTTTGA
- a CDS encoding UDP-N-acetylmuramate--L-alanine ligase, giving the protein MKIHLIGIGGIAMGNLASMLRSLGHEVSGSDSGVYPPMSEKLKDWGIPYGEGFDPARLKGKDLVVIGNAISRGNAEVEEVLNSGIMYESMSSALERYVLADKKVVVVAGTHGKTTTTFLIHHLLKEAGLKPGLFVGGIRQDGFPGFEFSEGKYFVIEGDEYDTAFFDKASKFLHYKPTYAVLNALDFDHADIFKDIGEIETMFSRLLRLIPGNGKAYYWSGAANLRRLCKEASKYVRSEAFEFNRKDSVLSWKKGNLTSGHRVLRTRFFGDHNYRNAEVAMRVCEEILEKENVSSSRTVLLDALEKFPGVKRRQEILFESSRTVVIEDFAHHPVAVEETIKSVRKVFPEHKLISLFEPRSATSHRNVFQKEYSYAFKGSAVTFITEIFNLKKVTKENRLDVKKLILKLPKHSGTLPFYCRDPKDLIVKLRKILPQFVGEKILILAMSNGAFGGIYPTLKEIAESRK; this is encoded by the coding sequence TTGAAAATACATTTGATCGGAATCGGCGGGATCGCAATGGGAAACCTCGCTTCGATGTTGCGGAGTCTGGGTCACGAAGTATCCGGTTCCGATAGCGGAGTGTATCCCCCCATGTCGGAAAAGCTGAAGGACTGGGGAATTCCTTACGGAGAAGGTTTCGACCCGGCTAGATTGAAGGGCAAGGATTTGGTGGTAATAGGCAACGCTATTTCCCGAGGTAACGCGGAAGTGGAAGAGGTCCTAAACTCAGGGATCATGTACGAGTCCATGTCCTCCGCATTGGAACGTTACGTTTTAGCGGATAAGAAAGTGGTCGTGGTCGCGGGAACTCACGGAAAAACCACGACTACTTTTCTCATCCATCACCTTTTAAAGGAAGCGGGTCTAAAGCCGGGTCTGTTCGTGGGGGGAATCCGCCAGGACGGATTTCCGGGATTCGAATTTTCCGAGGGAAAATATTTCGTTATCGAGGGAGACGAATACGATACCGCATTTTTCGACAAAGCCTCCAAATTCCTGCATTACAAACCGACGTACGCGGTCTTGAACGCATTAGATTTCGATCATGCGGATATCTTTAAAGACATAGGGGAAATCGAAACTATGTTCTCCCGGTTGCTGCGTTTGATTCCGGGAAACGGAAAAGCGTATTATTGGTCGGGAGCCGCGAATTTACGAAGACTTTGCAAGGAGGCGTCCAAATACGTCCGATCCGAAGCCTTCGAATTCAATCGGAAAGATTCCGTCCTTTCCTGGAAGAAGGGCAATCTGACGTCGGGGCATAGAGTGTTGCGCACCAGATTCTTCGGAGATCATAATTATAGAAACGCGGAAGTCGCGATGCGGGTATGCGAAGAAATTCTCGAAAAGGAGAATGTCTCTTCCTCGAGAACGGTTCTTTTGGACGCCTTGGAAAAATTTCCAGGAGTCAAAAGAAGACAGGAAATACTTTTCGAATCCTCTCGAACCGTCGTAATCGAGGATTTTGCACACCATCCGGTCGCAGTCGAAGAAACGATCAAATCCGTGCGGAAGGTTTTTCCCGAACACAAATTAATCAGTCTTTTCGAGCCTCGCAGCGCCACTTCGCATAGGAACGTTTTCCAAAAGGAATATTCCTATGCCTTTAAAGGTTCCGCCGTGACTTTCATAACGGAAATCTTTAATTTAAAAAAGGTAACGAAAGAGAACCGTTTGGACGTAAAGAAACTGATTTTAAAACTTCCCAAGCATTCGGGGACCCTTCCTTTTTATTGCCGAGATCCTAAGGACTTGATCGTAAAATTGCGGAAAATCCTTCCCCAATTTGTCGGGGAAAAAATTCTGATCTTAGCCATGTCCAACGGAGCTTTCGGAGGAATCTATCCGACGCTCAAGGAAATCGCGGAATCTAGAAAATGA
- a CDS encoding SPFH domain-containing protein: MFGIRFIKTRPIDYVLLFRSGKIRKQGAGLNFFYYAPSSTLVIVPADTRDALFIFKENTLDFQELDIQGQVTYRVLDPQKLASLLDFTVDVKGKYLGDGIEKLDLRMTNLIQVAIREKFRSLNLADALTAASSLAEPVLERLRQNPALKELGIEVLDFAILKISPTPEIARALEAASRENLLKNADDAVYQRRNFAVEQERKIKENELQTQIAVEEKNRTIRETQMNAEIAVQEKQKLVEEAKMDSVQVVERKKAEIETQKLASLVDQEKRKKDLVEYQTQNLLQFSKARGQATREELAAFKELSPEIVEILALGSMDSSKIISRAVRDLAKNAEKIGNLNLSPELMSLLINKEKGK; encoded by the coding sequence ATGTTCGGTATTCGCTTTATTAAAACTCGTCCAATCGATTACGTTTTGCTTTTCCGCAGCGGAAAAATCAGAAAGCAGGGCGCAGGTCTGAACTTTTTTTATTACGCCCCCTCTTCGACTTTGGTGATCGTTCCCGCAGATACCAGAGACGCATTATTCATTTTCAAGGAAAATACTCTGGATTTTCAGGAGTTGGATATTCAGGGTCAGGTAACATATCGCGTGCTCGATCCTCAAAAGCTCGCTTCGCTTCTGGATTTTACAGTGGATGTTAAGGGAAAATATCTAGGGGATGGGATCGAAAAACTGGACTTGAGGATGACGAACCTGATCCAAGTAGCGATCCGTGAGAAGTTCCGCTCCTTAAATCTAGCGGATGCACTGACGGCGGCGAGCAGTCTAGCGGAACCGGTTCTGGAGCGTTTGCGCCAAAATCCCGCGTTAAAGGAATTAGGAATCGAGGTTTTGGATTTCGCGATCCTAAAAATCAGCCCTACTCCGGAAATCGCAAGAGCCCTCGAAGCCGCATCTCGCGAGAACCTTCTAAAAAACGCAGACGATGCCGTTTATCAAAGAAGGAATTTTGCGGTCGAGCAGGAAAGAAAGATCAAGGAAAACGAATTACAGACCCAGATTGCCGTGGAGGAAAAAAATAGGACGATCCGTGAAACTCAGATGAATGCGGAAATCGCCGTCCAAGAAAAACAGAAATTGGTCGAAGAAGCGAAGATGGATTCCGTACAAGTAGTGGAAAGAAAAAAGGCGGAGATAGAAACCCAAAAGCTGGCGTCCTTAGTCGATCAGGAAAAAAGGAAAAAGGATTTGGTGGAATACCAAACCCAAAACCTCCTCCAATTTTCCAAGGCAAGAGGACAAGCGACTCGGGAGGAGCTTGCCGCGTTTAAGGAACTTTCCCCTGAGATCGTAGAGATATTGGCGTTAGGAAGTATGGATTCCTCTAAGATCATTTCTCGTGCAGTCCGGGATCTCGCTAAAAACGCGGAAAAGATAGGAAATTTGAATCTTTCTCCGGAGCTTATGTCCTTGCTGATTAATAAGGAAAAAGGAAAGTAA
- a CDS encoding acyl-CoA thioesterase has protein sequence MLVTPIQVRWNDMDPFAHVNNARYVSYLEIGRVDYCRRKFGVKEIYDIPFLLARIEIDLLKPVEMDHNVEIVTCVSHIGNKSWHFTSVLREQGTETLFAKAKTVQVSYEHKTKTSVLIPDWIRKILTEDLEKFETAFGADKTF, from the coding sequence ATGCTTGTAACTCCGATTCAAGTTCGCTGGAACGATATGGATCCTTTTGCTCACGTTAATAACGCGAGGTACGTGTCTTATTTGGAAATCGGCAGAGTCGATTATTGCCGGAGAAAATTCGGAGTAAAAGAAATATATGATATTCCTTTTTTACTCGCTCGGATCGAAATCGATCTGCTCAAACCGGTGGAAATGGACCACAATGTCGAAATCGTAACTTGTGTATCCCATATCGGAAATAAATCCTGGCATTTCACTTCGGTTTTACGCGAGCAAGGAACGGAAACGCTTTTTGCAAAAGCCAAAACGGTTCAGGTTTCTTATGAGCATAAGACTAAGACCTCCGTCCTGATTCCGGATTGGATCCGAAAAATTCTTACGGAAGATCTGGAAAAATTCGAAACCGCGTTCGGGGCCGATAAAACTTTCTAG
- a CDS encoding isochorismatase family protein, producing the protein MAKGILITQCLQNDFVEPIQKYDPLPNLLHVGYGEALRIMGEKPQEGPIVSFMDWAYSKPEEDLTIIHIRDWHDPEDLSQREHLVQFGNHCIRGTHGSEFVFQHLSNSGKRFAHTVDASGLNDFHRTDLEEILKVYETEEINVGLTGVWTEAKISYLAYELRTRYPKFRIGLCSALTASSSRHMHFIALDQLKNLLDVEIYPSLGAFSEFLTGTSSKSQHHISLREDSVSFDFEDGFTIQEEDHRILFFLFRGCRSVRFRCLDGGFSGNVVLRAKSVDSLGHSQVPTVIKIGPRDPIAKERTSFERIEEVLGNNAPRIVDSAEIGERGGIKYRYAAMLEGETKVFQDLYESSEDENEIFPILDTIFEKQLGRLYDAAEPEKLDLLKYYDFQSKYSPGVRRRTENLMGKTLEEDTIRFPFGKEAFNVCNFYEKDLLDLREYGSAPRYQSYVHGDLNGRNIIIDPQRNVWLIDFFHTHRGHVLKDLIKLENDLLYIFTKIEGEELAEAFSLTDLLVSQQDLGISIPKEEEIKFKSAKIRRAFRTAVKLRSFYPKLIRLDRDPYQLHVATLRYAMHTLSFDESSREQKIWALYTGCLCAEKVK; encoded by the coding sequence ATGGCAAAGGGAATTTTGATCACTCAATGTCTACAGAACGATTTCGTCGAGCCGATCCAAAAATACGATCCGCTTCCGAATTTGCTGCATGTAGGATACGGGGAAGCTCTCCGTATCATGGGAGAAAAACCGCAGGAAGGTCCGATCGTTTCTTTCATGGATTGGGCATATTCGAAACCGGAAGAGGACCTAACCATCATTCACATAAGGGATTGGCACGATCCGGAAGATCTTTCCCAAAGAGAGCATCTCGTTCAATTCGGAAATCATTGCATCCGCGGCACGCACGGTTCCGAATTCGTATTTCAACATTTATCGAATAGCGGGAAACGCTTTGCGCATACGGTGGACGCTTCGGGTTTGAACGATTTTCATCGCACGGACTTGGAGGAGATTCTAAAAGTTTACGAGACGGAAGAGATCAACGTAGGTCTTACGGGTGTTTGGACGGAAGCGAAGATCAGCTATTTAGCTTACGAACTGCGAACGAGATATCCGAAGTTTCGCATCGGATTGTGCAGCGCTTTGACTGCGAGTTCTTCCAGGCACATGCACTTTATCGCTTTGGACCAGTTGAAGAATCTTTTGGACGTCGAGATTTATCCTTCTTTGGGCGCGTTTTCCGAATTCTTGACCGGAACATCGTCCAAATCGCAACACCATATTTCCCTAAGGGAGGACTCCGTTTCTTTCGACTTTGAAGACGGATTTACGATCCAGGAGGAGGATCATAGAATCCTGTTCTTCCTCTTTCGCGGGTGTAGATCGGTCCGTTTTCGTTGTTTGGATGGCGGTTTTTCAGGAAACGTCGTCCTTCGTGCAAAGAGCGTAGATAGTCTGGGTCATTCCCAAGTTCCGACCGTAATCAAGATCGGACCCAGAGATCCGATTGCGAAGGAAAGAACCTCGTTCGAGCGTATAGAGGAAGTTCTGGGAAATAATGCGCCCAGAATCGTCGACTCCGCAGAAATCGGAGAACGAGGCGGAATCAAATATAGATACGCGGCCATGTTGGAAGGAGAAACCAAAGTTTTTCAGGATCTATACGAATCGTCCGAGGACGAAAACGAAATATTTCCGATTTTGGATACGATCTTCGAAAAGCAATTGGGAAGACTTTATGATGCGGCTGAACCCGAGAAACTGGATCTACTGAAATATTACGATTTTCAGAGCAAATATTCTCCGGGAGTCCGAAGGCGTACCGAGAATTTGATGGGGAAAACGCTGGAAGAAGATACGATTCGATTCCCTTTCGGAAAAGAAGCGTTCAATGTGTGTAATTTTTACGAAAAAGATTTGCTCGATCTTCGGGAATACGGTTCGGCACCTCGGTATCAATCCTATGTTCACGGGGATTTGAACGGAAGGAATATCATCATCGATCCGCAAAGGAACGTATGGTTGATCGATTTCTTCCACACTCATAGAGGTCATGTCCTAAAAGATTTGATAAAACTCGAAAACGATCTTTTGTATATTTTTACGAAAATAGAGGGAGAGGAGCTTGCTGAGGCGTTCTCTCTAACGGATCTTTTGGTTTCACAGCAGGATTTAGGCATTTCGATTCCGAAAGAGGAAGAGATTAAATTCAAAAGTGCTAAAATCAGGAGAGCTTTTCGAACCGCAGTGAAACTAAGATCCTTTTATCCGAAATTGATCCGTTTGGACCGTGATCCCTATCAATTACATGTAGCGACCTTAAGATACGCGATGCATACGCTTTCCTTTGATGAATCTTCCCGCGAACAAAAAATATGGGCCTTATATACCGGCTGTTTATGCGCGGAAAAGGTGAAATAA